In one window of Burkholderia cenocepacia DNA:
- a CDS encoding AGE family epimerase/isomerase — translation MNMPPVQPCTAAPAAHTPAVPFVASFRDPSFLLSHIEDTLRFYATNAFDPTGGFYHYFRDDGSIYNRTSRHLVSTCRFVFNYAMAYRHFGDPRHLDYARHGLRFLRDAHWDDALQGYDWELDWRDGGKRATLDGTRHCYGLAFVLLAAAHATMAGIDEARPLIAATYELAEHRFWDAAAGLYADDATPNWIVSSYRGQNANMHMTEALLAAYEATGHLTYLDRAEKLASHITQRQAALSGGLVWEHYHADWSVDWDYNKEDSSNIFRPWGFQPGHQTEWAKLLLILERHRPLDWLAPRAAELFDAALTHAWDADHGGLCYGFGPDFTICDHNKYFWVQAETFAAAAMLGARTGSERFWDWYDEIWRYSWAHFVDHRYGAWYRILTCDNRKYSDEKSPAGKTDYHTMGACYDVLATLARMQRSEPTQ, via the coding sequence ATGAACATGCCCCCGGTCCAACCCTGCACGGCCGCGCCGGCCGCCCACACGCCCGCCGTACCGTTCGTCGCGAGCTTCCGCGATCCGTCGTTCCTGCTGTCGCACATCGAAGACACGCTGCGCTTCTACGCGACCAACGCATTCGACCCGACCGGCGGCTTCTACCATTACTTCCGCGACGACGGCAGCATCTACAACCGCACGTCGCGCCACCTCGTCAGCACCTGCCGGTTCGTCTTCAACTACGCGATGGCGTACCGCCATTTCGGCGATCCGCGTCACCTGGACTACGCGCGCCACGGGCTGCGCTTCCTGCGCGACGCGCACTGGGACGACGCGCTGCAGGGCTACGACTGGGAACTCGACTGGCGCGACGGCGGCAAGCGCGCGACGCTCGACGGTACGCGCCACTGCTACGGGCTCGCGTTCGTGCTGCTCGCGGCCGCGCACGCGACGATGGCCGGCATCGACGAAGCGCGCCCGCTGATCGCGGCCACCTACGAGCTCGCCGAGCATCGCTTCTGGGATGCGGCCGCGGGCCTGTATGCGGACGACGCGACGCCGAACTGGATCGTGTCGTCGTATCGCGGCCAGAACGCGAACATGCACATGACGGAAGCGCTGCTCGCCGCCTACGAGGCGACCGGCCACCTCACGTACCTCGACCGCGCGGAAAAGCTCGCCTCGCACATCACGCAGCGCCAGGCCGCGCTGTCGGGCGGCCTCGTGTGGGAGCACTACCATGCGGACTGGTCGGTCGACTGGGACTACAACAAGGAAGACAGCTCGAACATCTTCCGGCCGTGGGGCTTCCAGCCCGGGCACCAGACCGAATGGGCGAAGCTGCTGCTGATCCTCGAGCGGCACCGCCCGCTCGACTGGCTCGCGCCGCGCGCGGCCGAGCTGTTCGACGCGGCGCTCACGCACGCGTGGGACGCCGATCACGGCGGCCTCTGCTACGGCTTCGGCCCCGACTTCACGATCTGCGACCACAACAAGTATTTCTGGGTGCAGGCGGAAACCTTCGCGGCGGCCGCGATGCTCGGCGCGCGCACCGGCAGCGAACGCTTCTGGGACTGGTACGACGAGATCTGGCGCTACAGCTGGGCGCATTTCGTCGATCACCGCTACGGTGCGTGGTACCGGATCCTCACCTGCGACAACCGCAAGTACAGCGACGAGAAGAGCCCGGCCGGCAAGACCGACTATCACACGATGGGCGCCTGCTACGACGTGCTCGCGACCCTCGCTCGCATGCAACGCAGCGAGCCGACGCAATGA
- a CDS encoding carbohydrate kinase family protein — MSGGTFPAFVSAGDILTDMVRAGDAQWTSVPGGAGWNVARAVARLGVPSALAGSIGEDCFSDVLWHTSEAAGLDLRFLQRVARPPLLAIVHETRPPAYFFIGEASADLAFDPARLPAGWTEHVQWAHFGCISLVREPLAGTLAALAADLHARSVKISFDPNVRNLMTAAYRPTLEKMAALADLIKVSDEDLRHLFGDDGPDAIAAVRALNPRAAVFVTRGAQAATLYADGDVHEASPPRVEVADTVGAGDASIGGLLFSLMAAPQRGWREHLAFALAAGAAACRHTGAHAPTLDEVVALLEG, encoded by the coding sequence ATGAGCGGCGGCACGTTTCCGGCTTTCGTGTCGGCGGGCGACATCCTGACCGACATGGTGCGCGCGGGCGACGCGCAGTGGACGTCGGTGCCGGGCGGCGCCGGCTGGAACGTCGCGCGCGCGGTCGCCCGGCTCGGCGTGCCGAGCGCGCTCGCCGGCTCGATCGGCGAAGACTGTTTCTCCGACGTGCTGTGGCACACGAGCGAAGCGGCCGGCCTCGACCTGCGCTTCCTGCAGCGCGTCGCGCGGCCGCCGCTGCTCGCGATCGTCCACGAGACGCGCCCGCCCGCGTACTTCTTCATCGGCGAAGCGAGCGCCGATCTCGCGTTCGATCCGGCGCGGCTGCCGGCCGGCTGGACCGAGCACGTGCAATGGGCGCATTTCGGCTGCATCAGCCTCGTGCGCGAACCGCTCGCGGGCACGCTGGCCGCGCTCGCGGCCGACCTGCACGCGCGCAGCGTGAAGATCAGCTTCGATCCGAACGTGCGGAACCTGATGACGGCCGCGTACCGGCCGACGCTGGAGAAGATGGCCGCCCTCGCCGACCTGATCAAGGTGTCCGACGAAGACCTGCGGCACCTGTTCGGCGACGACGGCCCCGACGCGATCGCGGCGGTGCGCGCGCTGAACCCGCGGGCGGCCGTGTTCGTCACGCGCGGCGCGCAAGCCGCCACGCTCTACGCCGACGGCGACGTGCACGAAGCCAGCCCGCCGCGCGTGGAGGTGGCCGACACCGTCGGCGCGGGCGACGCGTCGATCGGCGGCCTGCTGTTCAGCCTGATGGCCGCGCCGCAGCGCGGCTGGCGCGAGCATCTCGCGTTCGCGCTGGCGGCCGGCGCCGCCGCGTGCCGGCACACGGGCGCGCACGCGCCGACGCTCGACGAGGTCGTCGCGCTGCTCGAAGGATGA
- a CDS encoding DUF2905 domain-containing protein, producing the protein MLRWLLTTFIAVMILTRCWPWLGKLGIGRMPGDVTLTLGGRRYPFPFMSTLVLTMLVSMVARLL; encoded by the coding sequence ATGCTCCGCTGGCTATTGACGACGTTCATCGCGGTGATGATCCTGACGCGCTGCTGGCCGTGGCTCGGCAAGCTCGGCATCGGGCGGATGCCGGGCGACGTCACGCTGACGCTGGGCGGGCGGCGCTACCCGTTCCCGTTCATGTCGACGCTGGTGCTGACGATGCTGGTCTCGATGGTGGCGCGGCTGCTCTGA